AAAGATAAAGACGGGAATACTATCTACCCTTTCCGAAATACGGAGGCCAACCTGATTTTCGTGACACTGGGATATAATTTTGCGGGTATCAACTACTTTAATGTGAAGAAGAAAAGACACTATATGAGGATGAAAAGCGGGAAAGCGGAGTTTGAGGTGAACTATTAACAGGAAAAAATATATTCTTGCCAAGCCGGGACTAAAAAGTATTAGTACCGGCTTTTTCTTTTTCCCGGGTGTATGCGGAGGCTGCTACCAGGCGGTTGTATCTGGTTGCCGGATATTCGTTAATATTGGTGAACTAAAATACAGCCCATGTATCAGACGATCAAAACAACAACGGAAGGTAATGTACTGATCATTACTATCAATCGCCCGGAGAAAATGAATGCACTGAACAAACAGGTGTTGGCAGAGCTGGCACTGGCGGTAGACGAAGTATATGGCAACCGGCAGATCAAAAGTGCAGTGATTACCGGCGCCGGAGAAAAGGCATTTGTAGCAGGGGCCGATATCAGCGAATTTCTAACTTTATCAGATAAGCAGGGGGAAGAACTGGCGAAGAAAGGGCATGTCATCTTCAAACGGATTGAAGCCTGCCCCAAGCCCATCATAGCGGCTGTAAACGGTTTTGCACTTGGCGGCGGCTGCGAACTGGCTATGGCCTGTCATTTCCGCCTGGCCAGTGAAAATGCGAAATTCGGCCAGCCTGAAGTGAACCTCGGCCTCATCCCCGGCTATGGAGGTACCCAGCGCCTTACCCAGCTGATAGGAAAAGGTAAAGCCATAGAGCTGATGATGACGGGAGATATGATTACCGCCACGGAAGCCCTGTCATGGGGACTGGTGAACCATGTGCTGAAGCTGGAAGAACTGCTCCCGAAAGCCCTGGCAATACTGCAGAAAATACAAGCCAAAGCCCCGCTGGCCGTGGCGAGCGTGATCAAATGCGTCAATGCTGCACTGGACAAGGAACAGGATGGTTTTGAACTGGAGTTAAAAGAATTCGGCGCCTGTTTCACAACAAAAGACCTGCAGGAGGGCGCTGCAGCCTTTCTGGAAAAAAGACAGGCGAATTTTAAAGGGGAATAGCTTGCTGCCCTATCCTTAATGCCGTACTTTTGTAGCCTTAAAAGTTCAAGTCATGGAATTCAGAATAGAGAAAGACACAATGGGCGAGGTGAAAGTGCCTGCTAATGCCTATTATGGCGCTCAAACACAGCGCTCCATTGAAAATTTCAAGATCGCCCAGGATATTAACAAAATGCCTAAGGAGATCATCAAAGCATTTGCTTACCTGAAGAAAGCCGCTGCTATCACCAATCTTGAAGCCGGTGTATTACCGAAAGAAAAAAGTGAGCTGATTGGCCAGGTATGTGATGAGATCCTGGAAGGTAAACTGGATGACCAGTTTCCGCTGGTAGTATGGCAAACAGGTTCCGGTACCCAGTCGAACATGAACGTGAATGAAGTAGTTGCTTACCGCGCACATGTACTGCACGGTGGCCAGCTGACCGATAAAGAAAAATTTATCCACCCGAACGACGATGTGAATAAATCACAATCCTCCAACGATACGTTCCCTACAGCCATGCACATCGCAGCATATAAAATGCTGAAGGAAACAACAATCCCGGGTATAGAAAAACTCCGCGATACCCTCGCAAAGAAAGCAGAAGCTTACAAGCATGTGGTAAAGATCGGCCGCACCCACTTTATGGATGCTACGCCACTCACACTCGGACAGGAAATCAGCGGATATGTAGCCCAGCTGAACCATGGCCTGAAAGCCATCAATAATTCACTGGCGCATCTGAGCGAACTGGCATTGGGCGGTACTGCGGTTGGTACTGGTATTAATACGCCTAAAGGCTATTCAGAGAATGTTGCTAAGAACATCGCAAAATTAACCGGACTGCCATTTATCACCGCCGAAAATAAATTCGAAGCGCTCGCTGCACATGATGCTATCGTTGAATCTCACGGCGCACTGAAAACAGTAGCGGTAAGCCTGATGAAGATAGCCAACGATGTACGCATGCTGAGCTCCGGCCCCCGCGCCGGTATTGGCGAAATCCACATCCCTGATAATGAACCAGGTTCTTCTATCATGCCGGGTAAAGTGAACCCTACGCAATGTGAGGCACTCACAATGATTGCAGCCCAGGTAATGGGTAATGATGTGGCAATCAGCGTAGGAGGCTCTAATGGCCACTTTGAGCTGAATGTGTTCAAACCGGTGATGATTTACAACTTCCTGCACAGCGCCCGCCTGATCGGTGATGGCTGTGTAAGCTTCAACGACAAATGCGCAGAAGGTATAGAACCTATCGAAGCAAATATCAAAAAACATGTGGAAAACTCCCTGATGCTGGTTACTGCGCTGAATACGAAAATCGGCTACTATAAAGCCGCTGAGATTGCACAGAAAGCACATAAGGAAGGAACTACCCTCAAGGAAATGGCAGTAAAACTGGGTTATGTAACTCCTGCTGAATTTGATGAATGGGTGGTGCCTGCACACATGGTGGGAG
The genomic region above belongs to Chitinophaga sp. 180180018-3 and contains:
- a CDS encoding enoyl-CoA hydratase-related protein — protein: MYQTIKTTTEGNVLIITINRPEKMNALNKQVLAELALAVDEVYGNRQIKSAVITGAGEKAFVAGADISEFLTLSDKQGEELAKKGHVIFKRIEACPKPIIAAVNGFALGGGCELAMACHFRLASENAKFGQPEVNLGLIPGYGGTQRLTQLIGKGKAIELMMTGDMITATEALSWGLVNHVLKLEELLPKALAILQKIQAKAPLAVASVIKCVNAALDKEQDGFELELKEFGACFTTKDLQEGAAAFLEKRQANFKGE
- the fumC gene encoding class II fumarate hydratase translates to MEFRIEKDTMGEVKVPANAYYGAQTQRSIENFKIAQDINKMPKEIIKAFAYLKKAAAITNLEAGVLPKEKSELIGQVCDEILEGKLDDQFPLVVWQTGSGTQSNMNVNEVVAYRAHVLHGGQLTDKEKFIHPNDDVNKSQSSNDTFPTAMHIAAYKMLKETTIPGIEKLRDTLAKKAEAYKHVVKIGRTHFMDATPLTLGQEISGYVAQLNHGLKAINNSLAHLSELALGGTAVGTGINTPKGYSENVAKNIAKLTGLPFITAENKFEALAAHDAIVESHGALKTVAVSLMKIANDVRMLSSGPRAGIGEIHIPDNEPGSSIMPGKVNPTQCEALTMIAAQVMGNDVAISVGGSNGHFELNVFKPVMIYNFLHSARLIGDGCVSFNDKCAEGIEPIEANIKKHVENSLMLVTALNTKIGYYKAAEIAQKAHKEGTTLKEMAVKLGYVTPAEFDEWVVPAHMVGEIK